The Candidatus Nitrosocosmicus arcticus DNA segment AGAACAAAATCAAACAGCTTCGGTGTCGGTGGGAGGGGTGAATCTACTTGCCAATCTGTCAAAGACTCCTGAATCTCAGGCTAAAGGATTAGCTATTAAAAATTCACTAGAGGAAACTGAAGGAATGCTATTCATTTTTGAATCCCCACAAAAATATTCATTTTGGATGAAGGACATGAAATTCCCGATAGACATAATTTGGATTAATTCAGATGGAAAGATCGTTCACATTGAAAGCAATCTTCAGCCCTGCATTTTCTTGCTCCCATGTCCTTCCTATACACCAAAAGATGACTCTATGTACGTATTAGAAGTTGTTTCAAATTTTACAAACAAATTTAATATAAATATCGGCGACGACGTTGACTCTCAAGTCATAAAACACCCTCAGCGTTAGATATTGTATGTTAGGACTTGAAACTATCAACTAGTTTCTTATGATAACTGCTGAGACATTGTAATCCTGATTCTTGGCTTTTTGAGATTACTTGAATTTTTTTTAATTGCTTCACAGTATAAATTGATTTTAGAAAATTAAAGCAAGTTTCACAGACGTACATACCTTAATAATAGAGAAATAGGCAATTAATTTGTTATTTTAAATCCAATGAAGTCATAAAATGTGCGAAAGAATTTTATTGATATCTTCATATCTTTCATTAGAATTATAGCAGGAATCAATTGCTAGGGATAAATCAGTTCTACTAAGAATTCTTTATAGAGAATATGATCACCATCAATATTAGGTCATCTAAAGATTGTTATTCTTTAGTGTTCGATATTTTAAATAATCAGCATTTTACTTCGACTGTTACCGTAATGAATTTCATTATCCAAAGAATTTAGTTATTAAATTCAACTTTATGAATCACAACGATAAAGATTTTTTTCTTTGCACTCCGCAGGTACGTAAAAACTTGTTAAATTTTATTAGTTTACAGGTTCAATCATTTATTATGCGCGCGAAATATTTCGCATGACGATGTTTATCGGATGTTAACACTTAAAAAGAGGTAGTATTGTAAAAGAAGATATCATGGCTGCCCGCAAAAGTACTACCAGAAAAATTAGACTATTGAAGAAAATTAAGCAAAATAGACCGGTGCCAGCCTGGATTATTATTCGGACACACCGACATGTTAGAACAAATCCAAAAAGAAGGTCATGGCGTAGATCAGATGTGAATATAGGATAAAAAAGGAGATAATATAAAATGTCAAATGTTGAGGATACACTCGCAAGAATTTATACAATAAATTTCAGTAAAGCATGGTTAACACCAAAGCATAAGAGAACTGATAGAGTAGTTAACATGATTAAAGAATTCGCTATAAAACATATGAAAAGCACTCAAATTAAGATTGATCAAGAATTGAATCGATACATTTGGGAAAGAGGCAAGACTAATCCCCCAAGAAAGGTAAGGGTTAGAATTGTGAAAGATGAAGATGATCAAGTTATAGTCTCTCTATATGAGGATATTGTCATCGAATC contains these protein-coding regions:
- a CDS encoding DUF192 domain-containing protein — protein: MLFPIVYNEFGSVLAQPQEQNQTASVSVGGVNLLANLSKTPESQAKGLAIKNSLEETEGMLFIFESPQKYSFWMKDMKFPIDIIWINSDGKIVHIESNLQPCIFLLPCPSYTPKDDSMYVLEVVSNFTNKFNINIGDDVDSQVIKHPQR
- a CDS encoding 50S ribosomal protein L39e codes for the protein MAARKSTTRKIRLLKKIKQNRPVPAWIIIRTHRHVRTNPKRRSWRRSDVNIG
- a CDS encoding 50S ribosomal protein L31e, with protein sequence MSNVEDTLARIYTINFSKAWLTPKHKRTDRVVNMIKEFAIKHMKSTQIKIDQELNRYIWERGKTNPPRKVRVRIVKDEDDQVIVSLYEDIVIESDSQTKTENSEKIKAEDGSVPVKESGAK